A genomic window from Candidatus Pelagisphaera phototrophica includes:
- a CDS encoding type II secretion system F family protein, which yields MKFEFIALDSGGEERRGMVEAPSRELASTQIKSYGLIPAKVTPVKAKSRKASTSGGGGLTVRGDRREIVKKPLYFGAAIGGKGLAIFTRQLSTLLQNGLSLIKSLEVLVAQERNPAFKWVLSQQLENIRSGNTFSEGLAQHKKEFDALYLNMVKAGEASGTLDMALGRLAHYLTKARQIRSKVTQASIYPIVVFSFSLLIVLGLMTFVVPKFAAIFDKQLNGEQLPVLTRIVMNLSQFITSNIVGILVGLVVAFLLFTGFRSTRAGAVFFAFVKLNLPLIKDTFSKIYVSRFCRTLGTLLESGVPILEALNYSRAAVGNRFIMNAVDKVRNRVRDGEPLSKPIEATGLFPPMVSSMIEVGEETGELPNMLNQIAEIYDEEVDASISSVTSVIEPILILMLAISVLVIAISLFLPFIKLMQNIAQ from the coding sequence ATGAAGTTTGAATTTATAGCATTGGATAGTGGAGGGGAAGAGCGCCGCGGCATGGTTGAGGCACCCAGCCGGGAGTTGGCGTCTACTCAAATAAAGAGCTATGGATTGATTCCGGCGAAGGTGACGCCGGTAAAGGCGAAATCCCGGAAGGCAAGCACGTCGGGAGGTGGCGGATTGACCGTGCGGGGCGACCGTCGGGAAATCGTCAAGAAACCATTGTATTTTGGAGCGGCTATCGGGGGTAAGGGACTCGCCATCTTTACTCGACAGCTTTCGACGTTGTTGCAGAATGGGCTCTCGTTGATCAAGAGCCTCGAGGTGCTAGTCGCTCAGGAACGGAATCCTGCCTTCAAATGGGTACTGAGCCAACAGCTGGAGAATATCCGCTCCGGAAACACGTTCTCGGAGGGGCTTGCCCAACACAAAAAGGAGTTTGACGCACTCTATTTGAACATGGTCAAGGCAGGAGAAGCGAGCGGGACTCTAGATATGGCTTTGGGCCGCTTGGCTCACTATCTGACGAAAGCGCGTCAAATTCGCTCCAAGGTGACTCAGGCATCGATCTATCCAATCGTTGTATTCAGCTTTTCATTGCTGATTGTTTTGGGTTTGATGACGTTCGTTGTCCCGAAATTCGCTGCCATATTCGACAAGCAGCTCAATGGTGAACAGCTTCCGGTTCTGACGCGGATTGTGATGAACTTGAGCCAGTTCATCACCTCGAATATTGTGGGAATACTAGTCGGTCTGGTCGTCGCCTTTCTACTTTTTACCGGATTTCGTTCGACCCGCGCGGGGGCGGTCTTTTTTGCCTTCGTCAAATTGAACCTTCCGCTAATCAAGGATACCTTCTCGAAAATCTATGTTTCCCGCTTCTGTCGCACTTTGGGCACACTGCTGGAAAGTGGCGTTCCGATTCTGGAAGCACTGAACTACTCTCGGGCGGCCGTGGGAAATCGGTTTATCATGAACGCGGTGGACAAGGTGAGAAATCGGGTTCGCGATGGTGAACCTCTCTCGAAACCCATCGAGGCCACAGGATTGTTCCCGCCGATGGTTTCGAGTATGATCGAAGTAGGAGAGGAAACCGGAGAGCTGCCGAACATGCTCAACCAGATTGCTGAAATTTACGACGAGGAGGTGGATGCCTCCATTTCGAGTGTCACCTCAGTCATAGAGCCCATTCTTATCTTGATGTTGGCGATCAGTGTCCTAGTAATCGCGATTTCCCTCTTTCTGCCATTCATTAAGTTGATGCAGAACATCGCCCAGTAG
- a CDS encoding DUF192 domain-containing protein — MIPVRSHTLSLLLLCALAINPACDSDSHKIDVQENVLPVVDFGHARVSVELAVDQATQAKGLMFRKSMPEDQGMLFIFDRPKQMSFWMRNTHLPLDIGFFTADGVLREIYPLYPHDENSRKSIRFDLLYALETNQGWFERHGLKPGDKFDPMSVRNP, encoded by the coding sequence CACGTTGTCGCTCCTTCTCCTCTGCGCTTTGGCGATCAACCCCGCTTGCGATAGCGATTCACACAAGATTGATGTTCAGGAAAATGTGCTTCCCGTCGTCGATTTCGGGCACGCCCGGGTGTCGGTCGAACTGGCCGTCGATCAAGCAACTCAGGCCAAAGGGCTCATGTTTAGAAAGTCGATGCCCGAGGACCAAGGTATGCTTTTCATTTTCGACCGACCCAAGCAAATGTCGTTTTGGATGCGCAACACCCACCTCCCCCTCGACATTGGCTTCTTTACGGCTGACGGCGTCTTGCGGGAAATTTACCCGCTCTACCCCCACGACGAAAACTCCAGAAAATCAATACGCTTTGATCTCCTATACGCCCTAGAAACCAACCAAGGCTGGTTCGAACGCCACGGCTTGAAACCTGGAGACAAGTTTGATCCAATGTCGGTGCGAAATCCTTAG